One region of Natronolimnobius baerhuensis genomic DNA includes:
- a CDS encoding cation:proton antiporter: MAEELVITLAVVFVSAGVLSLIANHFGLSPIPFYIIAGLIAGSFESVTQSEIIVLAQWGIAFLVFVFAIRIDFGDLESVLRDAEIAALTQLIIVAPIAFAVGYLFGDLFGFDYQLRNAAYFAAAVVLSSSLVGGVLLGSESRANLVHGRLASSIHFFDDLVAIALLLILSTEVVTADGIAAQIGYGVLFVVAGLVIYRHGFPLLVRLADGDGELILVGSISILIAFIAAAEYVGLSLVIGAFAAGISIRSDGTQALEVQNGISSITDFFVAIFFVTVGALVAIPSLEVLVIAGTITLLVLVVNPVVHIISFIYEGYDARTAFLAGSSLNQVSEFALIIAIQALLMQTIADALFDAIILAAAATMLLTFLGRRTEDVVYRVVVARLFRSQRTRKVDDRSSVGDLEDHIIIVGYGRIGRQLVETLETLDHPYVVIENDPVLWDELDTACQHYVLGDALADYPWEKAQVENAALVCSTVDHQGVSEALLERESDADIVLRAESTGDAESYLEAGATHVAVPNVLAGEQLVSTVEALAAGETDPETLEQEHMAYFQTLEQDGFASRDERI; the protein is encoded by the coding sequence ATGGCTGAGGAACTCGTCATTACGCTGGCGGTCGTTTTCGTTTCCGCTGGCGTGCTCTCGCTAATCGCGAATCACTTCGGCCTCTCGCCGATTCCGTTTTACATCATCGCCGGATTGATCGCTGGTAGCTTCGAGTCTGTAACGCAATCTGAAATAATCGTTCTCGCACAGTGGGGAATCGCGTTCCTCGTGTTCGTCTTTGCGATTCGCATCGATTTCGGCGACCTCGAGTCGGTACTCCGAGATGCAGAAATCGCAGCACTGACACAGCTGATCATCGTCGCGCCGATTGCATTTGCTGTTGGCTATCTGTTTGGCGACCTGTTCGGCTTCGACTACCAACTTCGAAACGCGGCGTACTTCGCCGCGGCCGTCGTTCTGAGTTCGTCGCTCGTCGGCGGCGTCTTGCTTGGCTCTGAAAGTCGGGCGAACCTCGTTCACGGTCGGCTCGCGTCGTCGATTCACTTTTTCGACGATCTGGTCGCGATTGCGCTCCTGTTGATCCTCAGTACCGAAGTCGTCACAGCCGACGGCATCGCTGCACAAATCGGCTACGGCGTGTTGTTCGTCGTCGCGGGACTGGTGATCTACCGCCATGGCTTCCCGCTCCTCGTTCGACTCGCTGACGGAGACGGCGAACTCATACTCGTCGGCAGTATCTCGATTCTGATCGCGTTCATCGCTGCAGCAGAGTACGTTGGCCTCTCGCTCGTCATCGGTGCGTTCGCCGCCGGCATCTCGATCCGAAGCGACGGGACACAGGCCCTCGAGGTGCAAAACGGAATTAGTTCGATCACCGATTTCTTCGTTGCGATCTTCTTCGTCACTGTCGGTGCGCTCGTTGCGATTCCGTCACTCGAGGTCCTCGTCATCGCGGGTACGATTACGCTGCTCGTGCTTGTGGTAAACCCGGTCGTGCACATCATCTCGTTCATCTACGAAGGCTACGATGCTCGAACGGCGTTTCTGGCTGGCTCGAGTCTCAATCAGGTCAGTGAGTTTGCACTCATCATCGCGATTCAGGCGCTGTTGATGCAAACGATAGCCGATGCGCTGTTCGACGCGATCATCCTCGCTGCTGCGGCAACGATGCTGTTGACGTTCCTCGGCCGACGAACCGAAGACGTCGTCTACCGGGTCGTCGTCGCACGGCTGTTTCGGAGCCAACGAACGCGGAAAGTCGACGACCGAAGCAGTGTCGGCGACCTCGAGGACCACATCATCATCGTCGGCTACGGCCGAATCGGTCGCCAACTCGTCGAAACGCTCGAGACACTCGATCACCCGTACGTCGTCATCGAAAACGACCCGGTCCTCTGGGACGAACTCGATACCGCCTGTCAACACTACGTGCTGGGCGACGCGTTAGCAGACTATCCGTGGGAGAAAGCACAGGTCGAAAACGCCGCGCTCGTCTGTTCGACGGTCGACCATCAGGGCGTCTCAGAGGCACTCCTCGAGCGCGAGAGTGACGCCGATATCGTCCTTCGAGCAGAGTCGACCGGCGATGCAGAATCGTATCTCGAGGCGGGCGCAACGCACGTTGCTGTGCCGAACGTCCTCGCGGGCGAACAACTCGTTTCAACTGTCGAGGCGCTGGCGGCCGGTGAGACGGATCCCGAAACGCTTGAGCAAGAGCACATGGCGTACTTCCAAACGCTCGAGCAGGACGGGTTTGCGAGTCGTGACGAGCGGATATAA
- a CDS encoding cation:proton antiporter: MSEIALAADFAIIVVVATIIGLIARQTGQPTIIAYILTGIILGPVAFDIVTNEGLVELMGDLGFAFLLFLLGLKMRFEDIREILPSVTNIAFGQTVMQTALAFLVALALGFGTTEILVISLATVFGATPIIVKILTDKDEITSLPGKIDVGVLIVQDIYLVIVLALFTADELGNASEIASTLAVILVMMSFIGIFSLFSSRYILPGLFRRIADNKDVFLIVAIAWAFLFVAIAEGADLDPKVGAFLAGISLAQLPYSKELEDRITPITDFFILVFFATIGLQIDGLSSLLAYWWQAIVASIILMVGNFWIMFYLIDREGFDVETSFLGSINMVQVSEFSLIVGALAIDQELIGPDVLGYLSLMALLTMSLSTYIIAYNHALYERLEPWFRRFESDDEKDADISKYENHAIAIGYDEITERALPLLEEHFEEVVIIDRQTDHIEELEEEGRYEYVFGDFRHTEVRKESNLKGAEFVLSSSVEREVNKALLAEVNEDATVFVEAERIDDARTLYDRGATYVIMTSHLAAEKLSEYVELYVTDQTSFDEAISRDIDAIEARQHRAVRRFEDDSDDDTEPLEDPNRRHGGESDG; this comes from the coding sequence ATGAGTGAAATTGCTCTCGCGGCCGACTTTGCGATTATCGTCGTCGTTGCGACCATAATCGGTCTCATTGCCCGTCAGACAGGGCAACCGACGATTATCGCCTACATTCTGACAGGGATTATCCTCGGCCCGGTTGCGTTCGATATCGTGACCAACGAGGGACTTGTCGAGTTGATGGGCGATCTCGGGTTTGCGTTCTTGCTGTTCTTGCTCGGGCTGAAGATGCGTTTCGAAGACATTCGCGAGATTCTTCCCTCCGTTACGAACATCGCGTTCGGGCAGACGGTGATGCAGACCGCGCTGGCGTTTCTGGTTGCGCTGGCGCTTGGCTTTGGCACGACTGAAATTCTCGTCATCTCGCTTGCGACCGTCTTCGGTGCGACGCCGATCATCGTCAAAATTCTCACCGACAAAGACGAGATCACCAGCCTCCCGGGCAAAATCGACGTCGGCGTCCTCATCGTGCAGGACATCTATCTCGTCATCGTCCTTGCACTGTTTACCGCCGACGAACTCGGTAACGCAAGCGAGATCGCGTCCACGCTCGCCGTGATCCTCGTCATGATGTCCTTTATCGGCATCTTCTCGCTGTTTTCCTCGCGATACATTCTGCCAGGACTCTTCCGGCGTATCGCAGACAACAAAGACGTCTTCCTCATCGTTGCTATCGCCTGGGCGTTCCTGTTCGTCGCCATCGCAGAGGGCGCTGACCTTGATCCGAAAGTCGGTGCATTCCTGGCCGGCATCAGCCTCGCCCAACTCCCCTACAGCAAGGAACTCGAGGATCGGATCACGCCGATCACCGACTTCTTTATCCTCGTCTTCTTCGCCACGATTGGGCTCCAGATCGACGGCCTCTCGAGTCTGCTTGCCTACTGGTGGCAAGCAATCGTCGCCTCGATCATCCTCATGGTTGGGAACTTCTGGATCATGTTCTACCTGATCGACCGCGAAGGGTTCGACGTCGAAACCTCCTTCCTCGGCTCGATCAACATGGTTCAGGTTAGTGAGTTCTCACTGATTGTCGGCGCGCTCGCAATCGATCAGGAACTCATCGGTCCAGACGTACTCGGCTACCTGAGTCTGATGGCGCTGCTGACGATGAGTCTCTCGACGTACATCATCGCGTACAATCACGCACTCTACGAGCGCCTCGAGCCGTGGTTCCGGCGGTTCGAATCCGACGACGAGAAAGACGCCGACATTAGCAAGTATGAGAATCACGCGATTGCCATCGGCTACGACGAAATTACCGAGCGTGCGCTCCCGCTTCTCGAGGAGCACTTCGAGGAGGTGGTGATCATCGATAGACAAACCGATCACATTGAAGAACTCGAGGAAGAAGGCCGTTACGAGTATGTCTTCGGCGATTTCAGACACACCGAAGTTCGGAAGGAATCAAACCTGAAAGGCGCGGAGTTCGTGTTGAGTTCGAGTGTCGAACGCGAGGTCAACAAGGCGCTGCTGGCAGAGGTAAATGAGGACGCGACGGTGTTCGTCGAGGCCGAGCGAATCGATGATGCACGCACACTCTACGACCGCGGAGCGACCTACGTCATCATGACATCCCATCTCGCCGCCGAGAAGCTAAGCGAGTACGTCGAGTTGTACGTCACCGACCAGACGTCCTTCGACGAGGCAATCAGCCGCGATATCGACGCGATTGAAGCGCGCCAACACCGGGCAGTCAGACGATTCGAGGACGACTCCGATGACGACACCGAGCCACTCGAGGACCCCAATCGGCGCCACGGAGGTGAGTCCGATGGCTGA